A genomic stretch from Spongiibacter nanhainus includes:
- a CDS encoding TonB-dependent receptor, with protein MTNHKPIHATKAGRIASGSFPLASLVVSIAAASAVPQAIAQEKQARVIEEVMVTARRREESLQDIPVAVSVLSGDFIREQNITELNDLGTQVPSFRVSTGGTSTNEPVLSIRGQRPTDSAISLDAAIPIYFNDVVLTPSTGTNLVMYDLENVQVLKGPQGTLFGRNSTGGALLLTSKRPGTEPGGYVEAKIGDYNLFGLEGAVDVVLSDNVQARVATRLSQRDGYQENMAQNNLDDTWDEDSKAVRFSLNVDQENVSNLFVLGYDENDTLARVPVPAAFNSSVSLGRSLNAIWNYAGQIDAALDWQKSHDADEIQTDVKADDMVENTVLSNITEFDLGNGLILKNIFGYREMTWDRTNDADGTALPLFGAVTSGIGADDGTEVTKSTPLLSTESEQFSNEIQLLGTAMEGKVDWITGLYWFEMEGTQRGDVQVAGPNPDHPGIQQFPQQLQAVAALGIYQSAPAGDVVNEALGIFGEATYRFDEELSATFGLRQSWDDREVTVRNFAGLGLNPPTYNCAVTDKDGNPVPDCKRTESESFDSPTWRVSLNYTPDDAQLIYGSISTGYRSGGFNIRGTNNATLEPFDEETVTTFEVGHKGDWYVGDVPLRTNFAAYYQDYQDIQKTQAVQTATGFGTATVNAGEAEIMGLEFDVMVPVTDRITATFAYSFVDASYKEWDSTQTWTNAQTQDRETVEVDLEDSEFVYMPEQSLTASLRYELPVDSSIGSMSLMASVYWQDEMFTDETSVVYEQQAAFEGWTADDLAEAKKVSTVDSYSVLNLRYDWRNVMGSDVHFATYVNNATDEEYVVGGLNVIDALGWAAFTYGAPRTIGASLRYEF; from the coding sequence ATGACAAACCACAAGCCCATCCATGCCACAAAAGCCGGTCGTATCGCCTCGGGTAGTTTCCCCTTGGCCAGCCTGGTTGTTTCGATAGCAGCGGCAAGTGCTGTTCCCCAGGCTATTGCACAGGAAAAGCAGGCGCGGGTTATCGAAGAGGTGATGGTGACCGCTCGGCGCCGTGAGGAAAGCCTGCAGGACATCCCTGTTGCGGTATCTGTGTTAAGCGGCGATTTCATTCGCGAGCAGAACATCACAGAACTGAACGACTTGGGGACACAGGTTCCGTCATTCCGCGTGTCAACGGGTGGTACATCAACTAACGAGCCAGTACTATCGATCCGCGGCCAGCGGCCAACCGACTCGGCCATCAGTCTGGATGCTGCCATTCCTATTTATTTTAACGATGTGGTGCTGACTCCTTCGACGGGCACCAACCTGGTGATGTACGACCTGGAAAACGTGCAGGTTCTTAAAGGGCCCCAAGGTACGCTGTTTGGCCGCAACAGTACCGGTGGTGCGTTGCTGCTGACCTCAAAGCGCCCTGGCACCGAGCCCGGCGGTTACGTCGAAGCAAAAATCGGCGACTACAACTTGTTTGGCCTGGAAGGCGCGGTTGACGTTGTGCTGAGCGATAATGTACAGGCGCGTGTGGCAACCCGACTCTCCCAGCGCGACGGCTACCAGGAAAACATGGCTCAAAACAACCTGGACGATACTTGGGATGAGGATTCCAAGGCAGTCCGTTTTAGCTTGAATGTCGATCAGGAAAACGTCAGCAACCTGTTTGTACTGGGTTACGATGAAAACGATACCCTGGCTCGCGTGCCCGTTCCGGCGGCATTTAACTCCTCGGTGAGCTTGGGCCGTTCGCTAAACGCCATCTGGAACTACGCCGGGCAGATCGATGCCGCTCTGGATTGGCAAAAATCCCACGATGCCGATGAGATTCAAACCGATGTCAAAGCTGACGATATGGTTGAGAATACGGTGTTGTCCAATATCACCGAGTTTGATCTGGGCAATGGCTTGATCCTGAAAAACATCTTCGGCTATCGCGAAATGACCTGGGACCGTACCAATGACGCAGACGGTACAGCACTGCCGTTGTTTGGTGCCGTAACCAGCGGTATCGGCGCTGATGATGGCACAGAAGTCACCAAAAGCACGCCGCTGTTGAGCACAGAATCTGAACAGTTTAGCAACGAGATCCAGCTGCTGGGTACCGCGATGGAAGGTAAAGTAGATTGGATAACTGGCCTCTACTGGTTTGAGATGGAAGGGACTCAGCGGGGTGATGTACAGGTCGCCGGACCAAACCCCGATCATCCTGGTATACAACAGTTCCCCCAGCAGTTGCAGGCTGTAGCGGCGCTGGGTATTTACCAGTCGGCACCAGCGGGTGATGTTGTTAATGAGGCTCTGGGGATTTTCGGTGAGGCCACTTACCGCTTTGATGAAGAATTATCGGCAACATTTGGTCTGCGTCAGAGTTGGGACGACCGGGAAGTAACGGTCCGCAACTTTGCAGGTCTGGGCTTGAATCCACCGACTTATAACTGTGCGGTAACGGACAAAGACGGCAACCCGGTGCCCGATTGCAAGCGCACTGAGAGTGAGAGTTTTGACAGCCCCACTTGGCGCGTGTCCTTAAACTATACGCCCGACGATGCCCAGTTGATTTACGGTAGTATCTCTACCGGTTATCGTTCCGGCGGCTTTAATATTCGCGGTACTAATAACGCGACACTTGAGCCCTTCGATGAGGAAACAGTGACCACTTTTGAAGTGGGCCACAAAGGCGATTGGTACGTGGGCGATGTGCCACTGAGAACCAACTTCGCGGCTTACTACCAAGATTACCAAGATATCCAAAAAACCCAGGCTGTGCAGACTGCAACGGGCTTTGGTACCGCTACGGTTAATGCCGGCGAAGCAGAAATCATGGGTCTGGAATTCGATGTGATGGTACCGGTCACGGACCGTATCACTGCCACCTTCGCCTACTCCTTTGTGGATGCCAGTTACAAGGAGTGGGATTCCACTCAAACCTGGACCAATGCGCAGACCCAAGATCGTGAAACCGTGGAGGTGGATCTTGAGGACAGCGAGTTTGTCTATATGCCAGAGCAAAGTCTGACCGCGTCGCTGCGCTATGAGTTGCCGGTGGACTCCAGTATAGGCAGCATGTCATTAATGGCCAGTGTCTACTGGCAGGACGAAATGTTTACCGACGAAACGTCAGTAGTGTATGAACAGCAAGCGGCCTTTGAAGGCTGGACGGCCGACGACTTGGCGGAAGCCAAGAAGGTATCCACCGTTGACAGTTACTCGGTATTGAACCTGCGCTACGACTGGCGCAATGTGATGGGCTCCGATGTGCATTTTGCCACCTACGTCAACAACGCCACGGATGAAGAGTATGTGGTGGGCGGCTTGAACGTTATCGATGCTCTGGGTTGGGCGGCCTTTACCTACGGCGCTCCCCGTACCATTGGTGCTTCGCTGCGCTACGAGTTTTAA